The sequence ACTGAATATACCAGGATGAAAGCGTGACCTTTGCTTATCGAAAGACGTTGCATTGCAGGGAACTGATGGGACCCCGTTGTATCCGTAATTTGAAGCGTGCAAATGTTCTTATTACAGCTAATCAcctaaaaatattgatttgttCACTATTCTCTATCCAATgccctcaattttttaatatttcaacgGAACAAATGTTCAAATATACTGGAAAATCTAATGTCTCTGGGGGATTTAGTTTTCGAATTAGAGAACCTCTGGGAGCCTCCAATTTTGAAGACCTTTTAACAATTTAATATACtcttgtaaaaataaaaaaaaacacaatacAAAATGCAACAGCGATAGAAGGTCCAATTCACCAAacatttccattcaatttctATTGATTTGGTCCAagaaattatagaaaaatcaatagaaatcACAACACTGAACATTCACGACAAAttcttttggaaaaaatttttttctcaatttttcattcacttttttgcaagaattttattttttcgaacaATTCAACACAACAACTAAATTCAACTTCCTTTTCCTGATAATTCTTGGGGGTACAATTGTTATCTACATTTTCGTGGCATCACAGACAAGTTACGATTGAAGCTCGTTGAGGACAATTGGGacgaaagataaaaaaaaagattaagAAAACTAGAAAAACGTTTGAGGCAACTCGACGAAGTCAACAAGTGGCATTTAACACAGACCATCGATTTCTCAGAGTAATACTTTGTTATCGACTTGTAAAGAAGCTCAGAAGTACACAAGATACGAGAAACCTTCATAATGcttttgtaaattaattaaaatcgttcttttcaattttctgagcatttttttctctgggaagGAAAAGTTCagcaaaaattacgtgacGATACTTTTTTGTTATTGAATATCTCTGCGTATGcgcttcataatttttaataatcgaTTCAGGTCTCGCCAGTGTCTCTCGAGATATCTTAATGACCTGGTGTCTTTGAGCCCTTGAGAGGAACCTCTTAGCTCACTAATAAAGATCCATTTCAAGTTCTCAAGGACATAACTGCATTAAAATATCCTCGAATATTGTGACTCTTAGGGAAGAGTTGGCCTCTCTCAAGcgggaataattaataaacataaattgGGAATATTAAATTTGTCTGAAGGATACAAATGGACTTGACGTAACATATCCtcaaattaatgatttaaaGGCACACATATCACATAGGGTATACAGCAGAGGTCGCAAGTCAGTTCCCAGTCAATGCATAATGACGTATTAGGCCAAGATAATAGTAATCAGTGGAAAATTCATAGTAGGGTACGACATCAAGGCAATGACTCCTTATGGAACTGGTGGTGATAACTTAATCTTTATCGAAACCATATCATCCAGGAATTTCatatttgtaattatttttctataaaattttcattattatttattagatCATAAAACCATAAAGAGTCATTGTTATTTATATAACAAATAGTTCGATTACACATGTCTGGGGGAAATGGTGAAACGactttgtttaaaaataaattatttcctaaaattcccccaaatttcagtattttatttAACTTTCCGCTACTCTAAATGACCAACAAAATTTTCCACCCCCGTAAAATTTATCTccctaaaattattgaataatttcgtTTCACCACATTCCCACTGACGTAAATAACCCCCTAATGCTCCCTCCCCGTAATGAAATCACATCATCGCCACCCATCCCCGAGAGCTCCATGAAAGCACTTACCTGTCGATAGGTATCTTCAATAGTTGGAATATACGATTCTCGAAAAGTTCCTTTAACGAATCTCAGTACTAATGAACTCTTTCCCACACCCCCAGCCCCAAAAACGACGACTCTATAGTCGTTGCTTTGTTCGGGCATCCTGACATCGGCCGTGGCGAATGATTAAACCCCCGTGAACGGGGTCCCCAgttgatgaattttaaataaaacagtctctcctccaccccctcccacccccaccctCTCGCAACTTGCAGGATTGACCGGCCTCGACCTCGCGGGCTATCACCCCCGTTGACTTGATGTCAACTCGACGATCAGGACACGATTCCACCGTATCACCCCCGATAAATCTCTTTATATAAGGGGACAAGTACGCTAGACGTAAGGATTTTGTTACTCTGAAGATATCCCCTCCCACTTTGCGCAACTTGTGAATGAAAATGATGCAAGTTTGGCCTTTATAACGCCTCCCCACACATTGCTCTTTAACTATTTTCTGCAAACATCCCACGCTGTTTGTTAACCAATGGCTCCTACCCTTCTCCAATCTTCGTACACTAATCTATCAATGATAAGAGAATCACTATGGCTTGAAGATGTGGAGTCGTGTGGAAGATCAGGTGATGCACCATAGCTATTGGGTGAGGGTTAAGAAGGGCTGTTGAGCACGTTTGTTTGTGGATAATTAGTTAACAATTCAGAGTATCCACGGTCAATGATACCTCGTCGTCAACAATATTCGTTAAATAGGTGAAAGTTGATTAGATCAATCGTGCCACTCGTACACACTGTTATCACCCACCGTTGCCTCCATTCACAACTATTTTTACGAGTTGATCTCGATTATTCGACAATTAAGTTACTGAAATTCCTCtgatttaattgattaatcggTTATTTTAATGCCCAACAAATTTCGTGGACATTTTCGTTGTTGTTTTAGTTGCAAGTGACGattaaatagtttttttttcttcaagccctgtagaaataaaaaatatcgatgtAGCTGAAAGTAACTGATCACCCtcgatgaattaaaattttcccagAAGTAAGTTtacttatttattgaatttaccgTATTGAATGATACGTCTTGAAAATTAGTGAAATTATTCTCTACTGTCGCAGATATAGAGAAAATGAAGAGCACTACACACCCTCACTTCAATCGTTGTGAGTCGCAATGCTAGATTTTCATGTGCGCCTGTGTGCGCTGTTATGTGCGCACTACCCTCGTCAACGGATAACCCGTCGTGcttttgaaaatcaataaaccCACGTTGAGGTGTTAGTGATCAACAAGATGTACGCAGATACATGAACAATGATTTGGTTTAATAATCGGTagtctattatttattttcgtatAGTAACAATTTTGTGACTGAGCCCTAGTTAgggttacaataattatcgtGCCATTGTGAGTTGATATTGACCTTTATCCTCATGACGTGAGGCTCGTTAGGACGTCTTCTTCACGTCACGATTTTTTGTCACTGTGTCACTGCCTTCATTCTCTATACATTCATATGCCCATCTTCTGTGGATTCTGTTACATGAAACAAAAGACAGAATTGAGTCCAGTTAATTATTATGATGACTGAAGAATTAATTACTAGTTTTCATCGCGAACAAGAGTGCCTTAGGGATGCTATTCTTCCTCGGGAAGtctaattaatcattttcattACATAATTTCCATTGGCAATGAAGAAAATTCGTGAGTGTTTCTGTCAATATTTGTGGATATTTATACGGTTGATGTATCAATATATAGAAAATTAATACTCATAAAATTCACTCACCTGCATTCATGTCCGCACTTGGCGGATCCACACTTGGGACAAGGATAATGACAGCCAGGACAATCCAGTCGTAGACAATCGCAAAGATTCATTCCATTTTGCATGAAAATTCCCGATTCATCATACAACACATGCTTCTTGCTTCCTGGATAGAGTCTTCGTATCTGCTGAGTATTCTTACGTTTTTCTCGTTCACTGCGCTGGGGATCGAAGTCCCTCAATATCTTCTTCGCCTCATTGTCTGCGATTCTCTGTTTATTTTGGAATGTTCGTGTCCTCTTctggaattgtaaaaaaatcaggtcatgaaaaaaaaaatatttcaactcaGCAATTTTATGACTTAACCTCACTCTCTCAATAAAAACACTGAGGTTCTGCAAtgcataattttgtttttaaatctaaaataaatgaattcatgGTCCAGGTATTGAATAACATATTGTCTGGTATTTGTTATTGTAATTTTACACATACCTTTGGCAGATCAGTATCTTCATGTAGTGAATCCATATTTTCCGTcccaataatttataaattgacaaaaattacGTTTTCTTCTCTAAGTCAACACATGCAATTA is a genomic window of Diachasmimorpha longicaudata isolate KC_UGA_2023 chromosome 16, iyDiaLong2, whole genome shotgun sequence containing:
- the LOC135170042 gene encoding ARL14 effector protein; this translates as MDSLHEDTDLPKKRTRTFQNKQRIADNEAKKILRDFDPQRSEREKRKNTQQIRRLYPGSKKHVLYDESGIFMQNGMNLCDCLRLDCPGCHYPCPKCGSAKCGHECRIHRRWAYECIENEGSDTVTKNRDVKKTS